Proteins from one Triticum aestivum cultivar Chinese Spring chromosome 7A, IWGSC CS RefSeq v2.1, whole genome shotgun sequence genomic window:
- the LOC123147658 gene encoding F-box protein At5g49610 produces the protein MAEAAAVGGPHLPDEIVTWEILIRLPPKPLLRCRAVCCSWHRRLTSDSKFLLAHHRRQPSLPLVTTGETHERRIDALDHCTREQRPVARTATAGDLDVLASCDGLLILVAYGGLHICNPATGQRAPLPLLHAACISGLYPHRPSGSYRVLCCLKRAEDGRAVYHVHTVGSGELRCVGQPLDPWASGHQVHALPMMLSWHPLVLADGRFYWHPVHLPGGSGKVNDMLVFDTVAESFQHMISPVEGPLLELFEMNDTLGLYAFRGGTADLWVLQDHHSWAWSMKHRIKLQVVAFSLVPDIQGDLLLLSRKGETGIRWQYLQYISGADGSLSTRYEWSVFLNLKKHRFRESLVPHSFFLMDGNNDGGVDEKPLFDGLSTVAVLPDDNSELH, from the coding sequence ATGGCAGAAGCGGCGGCCGTCGGCGGGCCTCACCTCCCTGATGAGATCGTCACCTGGGAGATTCTCATCCGCCTGCCGCCGAAGCccctcctccgctgccgcgccgtcTGCTGCTCCTGGCACCGCCGCCTCACCTCCGACTCCAAATTCCTCCTCGCCCACCACCGCCGCCAGCCGTCGCTCCCTCTCGTCACCACCGGAGAAACCCATGAGAGAAGGATCGACGCCCTGGACCACTGCACCCGCGAGCAGCGCCCTGTCGCGCGGACGGCCACCGCCGGGGACCTCGACGTGCTCGCCTCCTGCGACGGCCTCCTCATCCTCGTCGCCTACGGCGGCCTCCACATCTGCAACCCGGCGACTGGCCAGCGCGCTCCTCTCCCGCTGCTTCACGCCGCCTGCATCTCCGGGTTGTACCCTCACCGCCCATCGGGGTCGTACAGAGTGCTGTGCTGCTTGAAGAGAGCCGAGGACGGCCGTGCCGTGTACCACGTGCACACCGTCGGATCCGGCGAGCTCAGGTGCGTCGGGCAACCTCTCGATCCGTGGGCGTCCGGGCATCAGGTGCATGCGCTGCCGATGATGCTCTCTTGGCACCCGCTCGTGCTGGCAGACGGCAGATTTTACTGGCACCCCGTGCATTTGCCTGGTGGCAGCGGCAAGGTCAACGACATGCTGGTGTTCGACACCGTGGCCGAGTCTTTCCAGCATATGATTTCGCCCGTCGAGGGCCCCCTTCTTGAGCTGTTTGAGATGAACGACACTCTTGGATTGTATGCCTTCCGCGGTGGCACAGCTGATCTTTGGGTGCTACAGGATCACCACAGCTGGGCCTGGTCAATGAAGCACCGGATCAAATTGCAGGTGGTGGCCTTCTCTCTAGTGCCGGACATCCAAGGAGATTTGCTCCTCCTTTCTCGAAAGGGAGAGACAGGCATTCGGTGGCAATATCTGCAGTATATTTCTGGTGCCGATGGCAGTTTGTCCACACGGTATGAATGGAGCGTGTTTCTGAATCTTAAGAAACATAGGTTCAGAGAAAGCCTTGTTCCGCATTCCTTCTTCTTGATGGATGGCAATAATGATGGTGGTGTGGATGAAAAGCCGTTGTTCGACGGGTTGTCAACTGTGGCagtgcttcctgatgataattctgaGCTTCATTAA